The following proteins are encoded in a genomic region of Oncorhynchus kisutch isolate 150728-3 linkage group LG4, Okis_V2, whole genome shotgun sequence:
- the LOC109889075 gene encoding immediate early response gene 5 protein-like: MEYKVEAHRIMSISLGKIYNSRVQRGGIKLHKNLLVSLVLRSARQVYLRDYYGGICLSAQQAREWCEGEYMDSEQDKLVPGSTESLPESDGQSEVAVDKQEPSNVVESHAALDVESEASGEQDHAENGVLDSGCSELKTPEESPEASPTCEVSNVVTTISSNCISGPPPSNPKQATETPIGCQTDDGESVEENLHEPIVPHTCTNRKRSADDSELTDSLPKKTKVMSSTLISKNDEKKAETEEMDTSNVSSLITIFGSSFSGLLSSEDGAQPDSEAEDSDSGQICCDQMLKNLNPWSTAIVAF; the protein is encoded by the coding sequence ATGGAGTATAAAGTTGAGGCGCATCGGATTATGAGTATTTCACTGGGGAAGATTTACAACTCCAGGGTTCAACGTGGTGGGATCAAACTACACAAAAATCTACTGGTCTCCCTGGTTCTACGTAGTGCCCGGCAAGTATACCTTCGTGACTACTACGGCGGGATATGCCTGAGTGCTCAGCAAGCAAGAGAGTGGTGTGAGGGAGAGTACATGGACTCAGAACAAGACAAATTGGTCCCTGGTTCGACAGAGAGCCTGCCTGAATCAGACGGGCAAAGTGAGGTGGCCGTGGACAAGCAGGAGCCCAGCAATGTGGTCGAATCCCACGCGGCACTGGACGTTGAATCTGAAGCGAGTGGTGAGCAAGATCACGCCGAAAATGGAGTTTTGGATTCAGGATGCAGCGAGCTGAAAACACCGGAAGAGAGCCCAGAGGCTAGTCCTACATGTGAGGTCTCCAATGTTGTTACTACTATCTCATCCAACTGTATTAGTGGTCCCCCTCCGAGTAATCCAAAACAGGCTACAGAGACGCCGATCGGCTGCCAGACGGACGACGGTGAATCAGTGGAGGAAAATTTGCACGAGCCCATAGTGCCCCATACTTGCACTAACAGGAAACGGAGTGCCGACGACTCTGAACTCACAGACTCCCTGCCGAAAAAAACGAAAGTAATGTCCTCAACTCTAATTTCTAAAAACGACGAAAAGAAAGCGGAAACCGAAGAAATGGACACCAGCAATGTCTCGAGTTTGATAACAATATTCGGTTCCAGTTTTTCTGGACTCTTGAGTAGTGAAGACGGAGCGCAGCCCGATTCCGAGGCAGAGGACAGTGACTCAGGACAAATCTGTTGTGATCAAATGTTAAAAAACCTCAACCCTTGGAGTACTGCAATTGTCGCTTTTTAA